The genomic region AGCACTTTAAGGTACTTCTCCAGAAGGTCAGAAATGTTGTAGTCTTCCAAACGGCTTGGTTCTGTCATCTCATTTAAGTTAATGTGCTGCCCTTGAAGTGAGCCAATGTGgaatggtggttagagtgtcaggctgtgGTCAGAGATTTTtgttcaaattcccactgtgcCATGAAGTTCTTGAGCCACTCACCCATTCTTAGCCTAAAGCTCCTTGtagtattgttgtgaggataaaacaggttTGAGTTGTGTATAGTGCCCTGAGCCCTTTAACAGAAAGATGAGGTAAAAACGATCATCGCTGTTCTAAGAGAATATCTATCTCATGATACAGGGATAGCTATAGCCACCACTATGTGGTagttatattttttaaatgttaaattttTACAGGATAGAAAACTGAGTTTTAGAAATATTGCTCgaagctgggtgtgtgtgtgtgtgtttgaaactTCATAACTATGTATTTTGCATTAATTTTAGCTCTGCTGAAACTGGATGAAGGAAAAGAATGGATATGGGTAATCAACATCCCTCCATCAAAAGGTTACAAGAGATACAGAAGGAAGTCAAAGAGATCGAACCACAAGTTGCAGCCTTCAGTGGTCTGTCTGGTGACAGAGCTTACAAGAAACTAGAGAGGACTTTAACCAAACAGCTCTTTGAAATAGATTCTGTGGACGCGGAAGGCAGAGGGGATGTTCAGCAAGCCAGAAAGCGAGCTGCCCAGGAAACAGAGAGGCTGCTGAAAGAATTGGAGCAGAATGCAAACCACCCCCAGAGGCTAGAGATAGAGTCCATATTTAAAGAAGCTCAAGCGTTGGTGGAACATGAGATCACAGCTTTTTACAAAGGAGGCAACTGCATAACTGAGGAATTCGATGAGGGTATTCAGGATATCATCTTTAGGCTTACTCAGGTGAAAACGGGAGGGAAAGCCTCCCTTCGAAAAGCCAGGTACCGCACTCTGACCAAAGTCTGTGCCGTTCAAGAGATCATAGATAACTGTGCGAAGCAGCAGCCGTCCTTGCCGCTGTCCACTGATGCACATCCTTCTGTCGCTAAGATTAATTCTGTCATGTGTGATGTAAACAAAGCAAAAGGGACTCTTATTGCTGTTCTAATGGGAGTAAACAACAACGAGACCTGCAGGCATCTGTCTTGTGTGCTGACAGGCCTGATTGCTGATCTGGATGCCTTAGACGTATGTGGCCGCCCAGAAATAAGGAACTATCGCAAAGAAGTTGTGGAAGAGATCAATAAACTGCAAAAATACTTAGATCTTGAAGAAGAAGCTGATTCCACTTATGCCTATGACCTGGCGCAAAACAGGTGCATTCTAAAGATAGAGGAAATCCGCAAGAAAGTGAAAGAGATGCATTCCTCCCTTTTGAAAGTAGAGAGAGCTGCAGACTTGTACTTGAAGTGCAAGACAGAGCTGCAGGGGTTAATTGCCCAATTGGATGAAGTAAGTCCTGGCAAGAACCCGTGCATCCGAGAAGCCAGAAGGCGAGTGGTGATAGAAGTGCAAACCCTCATCACGTACATCGACCTGAAAGAAGCACTCGTCAGGCGGCAGGCCTTTGTGGAGCAAGCGGAAGTAGAACCTCCGTCACACAAAGCCGTCTGGGACATCCTCGGGACGCTGTCCCAGATTCTCCAGGAGGTGCTGTCTTTTGATGGAAACAGAACGGACAAGAACTACATGAGACTGGAGGAACTCCTCACTAAGcagctcctggccctcgatgCCATAGACCCACAAGGAGACGagcgctccaaagcagccaggaaacAGGCGGTGAAGCTTGCGCAGAATATTCTGTACTATCTAGATATGAAAACGGATGAATGGGAATACTAAAATAGCTGAGGCCTTGTGCTAGACATTCcagcctattttttttttttttgcacttcgTCCCAACCAATCTTCTGACAAAATCAAAAGTTGTTATTTGCTGGGGCTGCGGAAGTGTCGGATTGGGCTATGCAGCAGTTGTCTCATGCTGTCTCAGCCAGGCAATGGCAGTAGTCCGCTTGCTATTTGTATTACAGTTTTGGTCACAGCTTTATCTCCCCTGGGATATGTAGCTCGCGTCTTCTGTCATGAAGAGCTGTTACATTGTCCTGCTCTGGTATTTAGCCCAAACCATCCTGTGTAGAGAATTCTTCTGCACAATGAGCGAATGCAAGCCGGTCAGAGGTGTTTTCTTTACTGTTTGGTCAAGGTGCAAATAATGAAGAGAATACCAGGAGCTAAATTTTTCGCCGTAAGCCAGCATCGACCTTGCTGTTGGTTTGACGGAATGTTTGGAGATGCTTAGATGCGCTGCCGCAATCCAAAGGATTAAATGCAAATTGCTCACGGCTTTCTTTTTTGGTGTTTGGTTTAATCTTGCTTATCTCTCACCTAAAGGTTTGAAGGGTTATGGGAAGATTTTGGCAGATTGCTGTAGGACTGCGTGGTACTAACTTTGGTGTGTGGAGTGACGCTGCAACCTGCCCGCCACATACCCTGAAGTAGTCCAGTGAGTCTGCACTTAACACGGATTCAGATTAGCCATTTAGGAAGGAGTTTTCCTGTAGAACGCTGGAATGAAGGAACTGTGATACTTTAAAAAGTGGAATATCATAGCTTAAACTGGGGGAAAATAGCTAGTATTGAAATACTATACTAAAGTCTTCAAATCTTCAAAAATTAGCTTCTGCTGGCCGTGGAGATGTTTTGGTTTAACTTTGATGTGTGAAATCACTTGCTGTTTGGTACCTTATCAActgttacatcccccccccccctggatcaGGTCGTTGTCTCTTTCTGACAGTAGGAGCTCGAGCAAGCGCTTTACTCCCTAACTTAACCCAGAACCATTGATCATGATCTTGCCAAGATACTTCTGTGCTCCAAATCATTTTTAGGCTACAAGTTCCTTTGAACATTCCCTTGGAGATGTATGAATGCAGCATGTATTCCCTTTTCGTGTGTCTAGATATACTgaatcccctccccctccttaatAGTTTTTGGTCTTTCAAGCAGCCTGAACAGTGaggtcttctttttttaattggtGTATTGCTGTCTATTGTATTACCAGTCTTGAGTAGGTCACATGTACCATTTCTCAGCAGCAAAGGGGAAACGGtggtttttcctctttctctcacctttagAAGAACCCAGCAGCTAATTAAGCGTACGTGTTCAGATCAATAAAAATACACCAGTCTAGATTGTGCGTTTCCCTATTTACTTGCAGGTTTGGGAAAACAGAAACCAGCATAGTTttgcaaagctttttttttagtgtATGCTGAAACCTGCAGAAAATTTAcataaattgtaaaaaaaaaaagcttacttGAGTAGTAATTTTTAGTATGCAAGGAGAACTGACTTGTAAAGAATTACCAACACAGCCGCTTTCAGATATTGCATTCACATCTGTATATGAAGTTTTAATACATGATTAGAAGAAACCAAGCTTCTCTTTAGGAAACAAGTGCCTTTTAGGTGACACTTGAATTTATGGCACATATATAGCTATGGCTGTTTTAGAGTTGGCCTCTTGCTACTTCTTGGTAAAGTGTCTCCTGCCCATGGGATCACTTCTTACTATTCAGGGGTAGTATGTCTCAGAAGAATTTTACCTTTTTGTTTTTTACAGGAATATATAATTCTCATATTAGCAAGCAGTGGAGGTCCAGATAGTTGAGTTTAAGACAAAGACTTGAGAGGCCAGAGTTCTGTTGGCATTGGACTCAGTGACTCTCTGACCATGGCCCAAATCGCTCGTACTTTTTCTGTGCCTCACTTTCTCACCCGGAAGAAAAATGTGTTGGCTGTCTTTATTTTGAAAATGCTTTTTTTGAGGTTGCTAAAGAACTTGTTCAAAATGTTGACTTTTAAACTATTCCTTTTGTCAAAGGTATCTGCCTGGCAGATCTCTTGTCAAAATTATAGATTTGGTTTTTGTCTAAGCTAAATAGAACCCATTACTGTATAACAGACTGACTAACTGACCACTTCATCATTAGTGTCTGTCTTGTAACCTTCCctgcttgttttaaaaatagTATATCTACCTTTTTATGTTGAGTTCTGGTCTCGCTATCAGTTTATGAATAATTGAAATATTTCACTGTTAGTCAGGTTTTCTTTAGCCGCTATGACATTGTGCACACGTATGGCTCATAGGAAGTATGTGTGCACACGCAGTTCCATATGGCTCATACAGAGTTTCTGTGTGACTTGGATTCTTTCCTTGATTGCTTTCTAGGGCTGCATTCTGTGTTTCCCTTGACCCTTGCTTTTGAATTTATGTTCAGTAGGGAAGCCCTTATTCAGGGTTCCATATGTATATTTCAGCTTTCATATTGCATAAGGAGCCCCTAGGTCTGTGTGTGGTGTTGTATGTATGTGTGAAAACAGTAACTGAATAATATATTGCTAATGTTTCAATAACAAATTGATAGAGAACACTTTCCCCCAGCgatttcttctttctgtttccGTAAACCCCTGTAAAATGTTCATATATTCCCCATGTCATGGAAATGTTGCTATTTCTATAGCAATTACTGTCGGCTGCCATTATTTTGGGGATGTTCTAAGGTTTGTTCCTCAAGCTTCCCGTCAGAGCTATACATTTCACAGAGCAAATGCATAAGGATGGTGTGATAAGGGTTAGATGCTGTTGCTTTGGGACCTGTTGAAAAATAGTTACGCTTTTACAATCATCTGCTCGTAAGTTTAATGTGCAATACTAATCCTGAGATCCTTGATACAGTATCAAGACAATGCATGAATGAAAATGCTGAACTCAATTAAATAAGCTAgaccacacacaaacaaaaaaaggtaGACCGGTACGTGGATTTTAATAAATCCTtgtgttgtgatttttttaagaatgtgttttttttctatttaataAGCAAACGGACTAGGACGTGTGCTCCTTGCGTGCTTTTCATTGCAGTGGGCTGAAAACATTTCCTGCTGTTGACTCACTCGACACTGGACCAATTCAGAGTCTGCATTTTGTTAATTTAaacccgtgtgtgtgtgttggcgcGCGCACAGTGCCAAGACATTgtcagaagaaaaacaaatggaCGTAATTTTGCTGAGTCGTTAAGCATCATGATATTCATGTTTTTCTGATTATGATTGTATCCTTTAGGAGCAGGGTTGGTCCAAAGCAACCTTGTTCTGATACTCTTGCCAGCATCCGTGGTCAGTGGTCTTTCCTCCAGTTGGTCTGGTTTAACTGTCCTTTTGCTGAGATCTACAAACCATCAAAGAgaaattccccccgccccccgccctgcACTTAAGTGCCGGCAGCACTCAAAAGCAGTACGGGTTGTGCTGTTTAATGGACGCAAATCTTCCTTTTCAGAATGTGTGTATCAACTTATTTTTATGTATACTGTTGGCTTCTTGTGTTCGAATACGACGTTAAATACTGTTTAATAAAGCATTTTCATGCTTTCTTCTTGATAATTCATTGTGAGTTTAAGCTTCCTTTATCTTAAACTTATTGGGGTGAAAgcgagattttttttttctcctgccaaaaaaaaaagggtTTCTGTTAAAAGTTTCATTTCTGTTTTCCTAAAGGATAATaacaggcttccccaatgtggtgcccggCGGTACTTCCCCTGGTGCCCACTGAACATTTcaaaaagtgggcagggccattaTAAGACAGGTCTTGTTATTGGCTGCCAttattcaaatgaaagggtttgCCACCACTGCAATAGCAGCTGCAGCCATTGGAGGATTAGGAAGACTGGTAAGCAGCCAGAATTGGGGTTCCATTTCCCCTTCCAGCtatcctttgtttctttttttaccaCCCCGTCTTTCTCCCTTTGggctttcttcatttctttttcccCTTCTGTGATTCTTTTGCAAATTAAGGCGGCGGCTGTTCTGGGTCTGGCTctgcctccatggcagccattttggggtggggcTTGTAATAATCACCACCGCCCCTCCTTTCTGTCTTTGCCCTTGAGTATCAGAGGTGATGGGGGagctgcttgtggggagggagttcaCTCGCTTCATTCCCTCCTGTCATGTGCTGTAGGACTTGCCACTGCTCAGAAGTGCCCTCCTTTGAGGCACTGACAGCAGTGGCCTGCATGTGAATACTACCTGCACAGCCCCCCTCTCTCCCTTTGTCTGCTATCCCTCTGCCCAGTAAGGTCATTTGGTCTGCGCATGGATTAAACCGCCAGGTGCCTGGGTGAGAACTTTCGGACACAGTATGAATTCTTCAGAAAGCCTTATTTGCTAATGTGCTTCTGTTTTTCCTAGGAGTACAGGAGCATAGGAAACTCGTATCAAAACATTAGTAGTAGTGTTAAAGAAACAAGTGAAACAAAACCAGAAGCATATAGCTAATCCaggttcaggtaggtagctgtgttggtctgcagtagaacagcagaattggagtccagtggcaccgtagagaccaagatttttggggtgtaagctttggagagtcagagctcccttcttcagattctagaaaagggagctttgactcctgaaagcttataccccaaaTCCTTAGGTTGTTCCAGTCACTGGTTGTACCTTGAAATTTCTGTCTGTGCAAGTGGCAGAAGCAAATCTGGAACTTTGAGACAACTGCTGGTCAAGGCAGGTTTCACTCCGTTTCTCCCCAGTGCTTTCACAGGGTATGTGAAACTTTTAAACTCTTTTTCTCCCAGCCGGGAGCATTCCTGTCTTGACGGATCCTTAAATGGGGTTTGACTCCACATGCTTCC from Eublepharis macularius isolate TG4126 chromosome 2, MPM_Emac_v1.0, whole genome shotgun sequence harbors:
- the BAG5 gene encoding BAG family molecular chaperone regulator 5, giving the protein MDMGNQHPSIKRLQEIQKEVKEIEPQVAAFSGLSGDRAYKKLERTLTKQLFEIDSVDAEGRGDVQQARKRAAQETERLLKELEQNANHPQRLEIESIFKEAQALVEHEITAFYKGGNCITEEFDEGIQDIIFRLTQVKTGGKASLRKARYRTLTKVCAVQEIIDNCAKQQPSLPLSTDAHPSVAKINSVMCDVNKAKGTLIAVLMGVNNNETCRHLSCVLTGLIADLDALDVCGRPEIRNYRKEVVEEINKLQKYLDLEEEADSTYAYDLAQNRCILKIEEIRKKVKEMHSSLLKVERAADLYLKCKTELQGLIAQLDEVSPGKNPCIREARRRVVIEVQTLITYIDLKEALVRRQAFVEQAEVEPPSHKAVWDILGTLSQILQEVLSFDGNRTDKNYMRLEELLTKQLLALDAIDPQGDERSKAARKQAVKLAQNILYYLDMKTDEWEY